TCACCAGATGGTAAACCTGTTTTAACCGATAAACAAAAGCAATTACCATCTTCGTTACAACAAAAAAGTCAAGCGGAATTTCAGAATCCAGGATCTGTACAATCGAATGTCTTAACGTTGAATCAGTTTTCAGAAAATGTACCAAATGATAGCTCCCAGCAGAATCAGTTACAACAACCACATTTTCAACTCCAAGCTCAACAGCAACTCTtactacaacaacaacaacaacaacaacaacaacaacaacaacaacaacaacaacaacaacaacagcaacaacaacaacagcaacaacaacaacagcaacaacaacaacagcaacaacaacaacagcagcaacaacaacaacaacaacaacagcaacaacaacagcaacaacaacaacaacaacaacaacagcaacaacaacagcaacaacagcaacaacagcaacaacaacaacaacaacaacatcaacaagGGCAACCAATCCATCATGGGCAACAACAATTCTTttctaataataatatGAACATGAACAATCCTGTTTCCAATGGTATGAACATCAACGCAGTGAGCCAATTAAATAATATGGCCGGTATGAATGGCGTCATTCCCAATTTGAACTCCTTGAATGAAATGAATACAAATATGCCTCAAGGTATGGGTGTTGGTATTCccaacaatatcaatagTATCAATGGAATGCCTAACATAATGGGTGGAATGAATAGTATGAATGGTGTTCCTCAAGGTATGAATAATATACCTCAAGGTATTCCACAGGGTATGAATGCCTTGGGAGGTTTACCAAACACCATGATGGGTGGTATGAATAATATGCCTGGCATTCCTCAGGGGATGGGCAATGTTCCACAAGGGTTACCTCAGGGAATGAATAACATGAATCCAATGCTGATGAATGGAATGAATAATATGCCTCAGGGTATGAATGGTATGAATGCCATGAATGGTATGAGTGGTATGAACGGTATGAATAATATGCCTCAAGGTTTGAACGGTATGAGTGGTATGAACGGCATGGTAAATATGAACCAGGTAAATCCTCCTCCAGGTCTTATTAATCACTGATTTAGATATAATAGTGTTATACTTGTAATAAATTTCTACATAGTGTTAATGTTGAATCGTTTCTAGATAGCCGGAAATGGCTGTTTCCGTTTCGAGTTTTTCAGTTTCCCAGCGCTgagaaaatggagaaaagTGAAAATTCATCACGGACGATTGGATGAGCAGGTTGTTTGTGGACTCCAGTTACCAGTGGCAAAGCTACACAGATCAAGCATTCCAACTTGCAACTAGGCAATTAGAATAAACAAACATATTTTCTTAGAGACACATTATAGAGCAATACATAGACATGACTTTAGCAGACTACCAAAAGGATCCAAATCGTATCGGTACCGATTTCATCAAGTATTATTATACCAAATTAAGTACAAATAGCTCAAAAATATATCAGCTTTATACAAAAGATGCAGTTTGTAAACATATGAACCCTACATCCGATCCGTTTAAGAATCAAGCTGAAGAGATCCATGGCATTGAGAAGATCAAAAAGTATTGGAAATCTCAACCGCCAATTTCTAACGCAAAAATTGTCATACTCACTGTAAACACCATTCAAAATTCAGATGGGTCGTTAGTCATTACTGTAGTCGGTGAAATATTGTTAAGGGAAGATTATgattctgatgatgatacaATATTACCTACTAGAACATTCACCCAAACTTTCATTTTGCAGCAGCATGCTGTTAAGGATAACTTTGAGGTTAAATCTGATATTCTTACATATATTCCAAATACAGACTACATGAATGCGGTAATATATGAGGAGGAAGAACCTGTAGAGTTAGTAGTAGtagaggaggaagaagaattcCCAGAAAAGGGGGGAAGAGGTGCACTACGAGACGTAGGAGAAGCGCCAGAAGAAGATgcagaaggagaagaaacaaaaaaacagaagGGAAAATGTACACATTTGACGGGTTcagaaatggaagaaaGCACAGCACCGGGAGGGATATACAACAAAAGCCAGGCAGAGACTAATAATAAACAGAAAGCGGTTTCAACTTTAGAAGAAGATGTCAACAGTACAGAAGGCAGTGTCAAAAAAACATCTAATATTAATAAACCTGCGTCTACTCCACAGCCAAAATCAGAAGTTTCTATTTCTACCAAAGAAATCACCCCAGAAGCtggtaaaacaaaagttgcTTCTCAATCGGGAGCCGTATCTGGAGCTGCAACATCGCTTCCTTCTGTGTCCGCAGCATCAGCATCAGCATCAGTATCGAATGATCAGAATCATCCTTTATCACCACCATCTACAGCGGCACAAACATCATCTGAAAGTAGTACCCAGAAAAAAGAACGTGTATCTAGTGTTCCGTTGTCCGGTTCAAGTTGGGCAAGTGCTTTAAAGTCAAACAAGTTTGAAACTGCGGTGTCGAGTACTTCCTCCAGCCATGCGTCGAATAGCAAGTCTTCAAATTCCAAGGTTACCCAAGACTTTGAAGTATATGTAACATTTAAGGATGCTTCATCCACATTTTCTGAAAGTTCTCTCAGAACGGCATTGGCAAAGGCTAACTTATCCCCAATCAATATCTCACACTTTAAGAAAAACAATGCGGTTGTTTCATTTGATTCCGCTGAAAAGCAATCAATGGCTTTGAATAAAGGTAAGGTAAATAGCGGAAATGTACAAATTAATATCGAAAAGAGAGATCCAGtcaaaaaatttcagaaaagaaaacaaaataatcatAAAAACAACGATAGGAAAAATTAACCGATTTGTGAAAGGTTTTATAGATACTAGGGTAATGAAGCAGTAGAGAGTTAGGGCTTTCTATTTCAGTTATAATAATCACAATGAGAATAATCTATATAAATTATAGATAAACtgaaatatattttttttttcattttttaaaaaaaaaagagaaccAAAAAGAACATACAGACAACGTAATCAAGGAATCGGATATTAATATTAGAGAAAATTCAGTGGGGCTTTTTCATGACTAAAAACCAAACTATTATAAATAACTAATATTTAATTTAAGTAATTTTCCAACTGTgtaaaaaggaaaatgatgCATTCCAGTATAAATTACTTGTCTTTATAAATTAGAGAGGAAGTATATATTGGAGAAAAACTAGAGTTAACAGTGCAGGAAACTAAACGGCAATTAAGAATTAAGGATCTCATCAATGACTTTCTGCTGAGTCAAATCGTCATCACTTCTGACAGTATCCAAACCAAGTTTtctcaaagaaagaatgaTTTTATCCCGAGGAAATCccatatcttcaaatatttgtACCGCATTTTTATCGATTCCATATTTAGCACATTCATCAGTATCTTCATTAACATGTTTTTGACTTTCAGCAAGTTTGGTGAAATCTGTATAGTCTTCCTTACCAGTAGGTTTATAACTCTCATTAGGTGCATAGATCTTTGTCCAGCTAGCAGCAGTCTCAGCAAACTTCTTTGGGTCAGTCAAATAAAGCTTTGCAACCTGAGCGTCTTGAGGATCGGTCGGTTCTGGACTTTGTAGCAGACTCTGCAACGAAATCAATGTACTCTTTAAGGTTAGAATAGGGGTCCATGCATCCTTTAAAATATCTAGACAAATTGCCCCAGTCTGTGACGAAATATTTGGATGATAAATTCTAGTATCGAATTTCATAATAGGTGGCTTGAAGGGATATTCTGCTGGGATTTTAAtatcaacttcaaacaACCCTCCCTCATATGGTGTGCCGGGTGGTCCAATAAAAGTACCCTTCAAATGTGAAAGATCACCATCCTCAGCCATCTCTAAAGTGACACCAGATAGGTTATCCTTCTTCACGTCTTCTAGCTCTTTTGCAATCCTCTTAGCTCTGCTCATTATAAAGAATTAGATTTTTCTCAGCTTGTCTGAAGGTTCTGGGATAATGTATTGCAGTTTTAGTTGAAGACAACCAACAGAGAATTCCATTTGCATCATATGATGGTTATATGTTATTGTTTTATTGCCACTAATTCTCGCTGAATCTGTTTTTCCCCATTAAGTTATTTCTAAAGCTAATTATCCAACGTGACAAGTTTGCTTGAGTCGccttatttatttatacaATATTAAAATATACTATAACACTTGCCTCATACCGACAGGATCACTATTAAGAGGATGTCCGTCGTTAAGGCTGTCAAAGAATGCATGTTCTCTCTTGCTTCTAGTGAGAAGTTGTTTGACAAGGAACAGCAGCATAAAAACGACAGCCACTCCACCTGCAACTAGGTAACACACACCCAATCCAACATGTCTACCCCCAATGACAGAAGAAGTGGTAATTACCAACGATTTTGATCCTCCAAAAACAGTAACCGGATAATTCATTTGAATGTCTACGGAATATTTCCCAGTTTTCAGGATCTcacctttatttttattttgccCATATAACTTCATAAAGCTCGGCAAAGCAGCAGTTTTCATCCAGTTCATAAAATGCTCATCCTTAGCAATCGCTTCTAAGTCATCCTCTGTGTAACcatttggatatttttcGGCCCAATTAGGAGGAGGAACAATATCTGAAAGGTTATATCCAGttttt
The window above is part of the Pichia kudriavzevii chromosome 1, complete sequence genome. Proteins encoded here:
- a CDS encoding uncharacterized protein (PKUD0A08740; similar to Saccharomyces cerevisiae YNR051C (BRE5); ancestral locus Anc_6.378); translated protein: MTLADYQKDPNRIGTDFIKYYYTKLSTNSSKIYQLYTKDAVCKHMNPTSDPFKNQAEEIHGIEKIKKYWKSQPPISNAKIVILTVNTIQNSDGSLVITVVGEILLREDYDSDDDTILPTRTFTQTFILQQHAVKDNFEVKSDILTYIPNTDYMNAVIYEEEEPVELVVVEEEEEFPEKGGRGALRDVGEAPEEDAEGEETKKQKGKCTHLTGSEMEESTAPGGIYNKSQAETNNKQKAVSTLEEDVNSTEGSVKKTSNINKPASTPQPKSEVSISTKEITPEAGKTKVASQSGAVSGAATSLPSVSAASASASVSNDQNHPLSPPSTAAQTSSESSTQKKERVSSVPLSGSSWASALKSNKFETAVSSTSSSHASNSKSSNSKVTQDFEVYVTFKDASSTFSESSLRTALAKANLSPINISHFKKNNAVVSFDSAEKQSMALNKGKVNSGNVQINIEKRDPVKKFQKRKQNNHKNNDRKN
- a CDS encoding uncharacterized protein (PKUD0A08750; similar to Saccharomyces cerevisiae YDR177W (UBC1); ancestral locus Anc_8.375), with translation MSRAKRIAKELEDVKKDNLSGVTLEMAEDGDLSHLKGTFIGPPGTPYEGGLFEVDIKIPAEYPFKPPIMKFDTRIYHPNISSQTGAICLDILKDAWTPILTLKSTLISLQSLLQSPEPTDPQDAQVAKLYLTDPKKFAETAASWTKIYAPNESYKPTGKEDYTDFTKLAESQKHVNEDTDECAKYGIDKNAVQIFEDMGFPRDKIILSLRKLGLDTVRSDDDLTQQKVIDEILNS